A window from Hoeflea sp. IMCC20628 encodes these proteins:
- a CDS encoding spermidine synthase — MSRLFEELDYRPTPIGALVLRRRREARLGIDILEIKLGEEHLMSDLFTASEIALADLGLKACAGEGLDVVVGGLGLGFTAKAVLDASRTGSLIVVEYLEAVIDWHRTGLLPLGPELTGDPRCRLVEGDFFAMAKGDGFDPDAPGRQFDAILLDIDHSPDALLDARSESFYQPEGLEKLAAHLKPGGIFGLWSDALTDDSFTERLASVFSEAWAEPVTFHNPLQDKPFTQTVYLARKG, encoded by the coding sequence ATGAGCAGATTGTTCGAAGAACTCGATTACCGCCCGACGCCGATTGGCGCACTTGTGCTCCGGCGGCGGCGCGAAGCCCGGCTCGGGATCGACATTCTCGAGATCAAGCTCGGCGAAGAGCACCTGATGTCGGACCTGTTCACGGCCTCGGAAATCGCCCTGGCAGATCTCGGTCTCAAAGCGTGCGCAGGCGAGGGGCTGGATGTGGTGGTCGGCGGGTTGGGGCTTGGCTTTACCGCCAAGGCGGTGCTTGATGCGTCGCGCACCGGCTCGTTGATCGTCGTCGAGTATCTCGAAGCGGTGATCGACTGGCACCGCACCGGCCTGTTGCCGCTCGGCCCGGAGCTGACGGGTGACCCGCGCTGCCGCTTGGTGGAGGGCGATTTCTTTGCCATGGCCAAGGGCGACGGATTTGATCCGGACGCGCCGGGCCGCCAGTTCGACGCCATCCTGCTCGACATCGACCATTCCCCCGACGCGCTGCTCGATGCCCGCAGCGAGAGTTTTTATCAGCCCGAGGGGCTCGAAAAACTCGCCGCCCACCTCAAGCCCGGCGGCATCTTTGGCCTCTGGTCCGACGCGCTCACTGACGACAGTTTTACCGAGCGGCTGGCAAGTGTGTTTTCAGAGGCCTGGGCCGAACCGGTGACATTCCACAATCCGCTGCAGGACAAGCCGTTCACCCAGACGGTGTATCTGGCCCGGAAGGGTTAG
- a CDS encoding extracellular solute-binding protein: protein MKFLGSKLLATAAVILTVSTGVSNAETLRLLTWGSYAPDEVIKLFEAEYPDITVEPTFSNNEEMIAKLRATGGSGFDLAQPGFNRVTAAQEEFDIYKPIDLSRINVDALRPDFLEKVKQVASVDGVVYSVPHMWGTSGLVVDKSQAPEINDWLDICDAKYEGKTSMRLKRSILVGSAFAMGYNPYEAYADLDEYKKILDEVGEKLIACKSVIKTYWTGGDDLSNLMLSGEVIASDTWDSTAFKLHRENANLVYVPPKSGTLGWIDTFTLPKKGEADDAAYKWINFLLRPDIIPLISASTGSVVATKNGIDLLPGDMKTIVAEAFTEEDLANIKFAAQILPGVEDIEGQVLERIKAASN, encoded by the coding sequence ATGAAATTTCTGGGAAGCAAATTGCTGGCCACGGCAGCGGTAATCCTTACCGTTTCGACGGGGGTTTCGAATGCTGAAACCTTGCGGCTTCTGACTTGGGGAAGCTATGCGCCGGATGAAGTGATCAAGTTGTTCGAAGCCGAATACCCGGACATCACAGTCGAACCGACATTCTCGAACAATGAAGAAATGATCGCCAAGCTGCGCGCCACGGGCGGCTCCGGTTTTGATCTGGCACAGCCCGGCTTCAACCGTGTCACTGCCGCCCAAGAGGAATTCGACATCTACAAGCCGATTGACCTTTCCAGGATCAATGTCGACGCGCTGCGCCCTGACTTCCTCGAGAAGGTGAAGCAAGTCGCGTCGGTGGATGGGGTGGTCTACTCGGTCCCGCACATGTGGGGCACGTCCGGTCTCGTCGTCGACAAGTCGCAAGCGCCTGAGATCAATGATTGGCTGGATATTTGCGATGCGAAATACGAGGGCAAGACCTCCATGCGCCTGAAGCGGTCGATCCTCGTCGGCTCCGCCTTCGCCATGGGCTACAACCCCTATGAGGCCTACGCCGACCTTGACGAGTACAAGAAGATTCTTGACGAGGTGGGCGAAAAGCTGATCGCCTGCAAGTCCGTTATCAAGACCTACTGGACCGGTGGTGACGATCTCTCCAACCTCATGCTGTCCGGCGAAGTCATAGCCTCCGACACCTGGGATTCGACGGCTTTCAAGCTTCACCGCGAGAACGCCAATCTTGTCTATGTGCCACCGAAATCCGGTACACTCGGCTGGATTGATACCTTCACATTGCCAAAGAAGGGGGAGGCGGACGACGCAGCCTACAAGTGGATCAATTTTCTGCTGCGTCCGGACATCATTCCCTTGATCTCCGCCAGCACCGGTTCGGTTGTCGCGACCAAGAACGGCATCGATCTGCTGCCCGGCGACATGAAGACCATTGTGGCCGAAGCATTCACCGAGGAAGATCTGGCCAATATCAAGTTCGCCGCTCAGATTCTGCCCGGCGTCGAGGATATCGAAGGCCAGGTGCTCGAGCGAATCAAGGCCGCTTCCAACTAG
- a CDS encoding AzlC family ABC transporter permease codes for MSPSRSDFFQGVRDSLPIVASAGPFGLLFGALAVDNGMTVGEAVLMSASVYAGASQMVGLELFGARVAPWLIILSVFAVNFRHVLYSAALGRKMGLIPGWRKAFALFFLTDPHYAAAEARSEKRQPVNMGWYMGMALPVYIMWVIEAWIGALFGRLIPHPEAFGIDFLLPIYFLGLVLGFRKRPNWLPVVIASGLASVLAFHLVGSPWHVSLGALAGVAVAVLLPLPLPPLGDPAGETEHLL; via the coding sequence ATGTCCCCAAGCCGGTCCGACTTCTTTCAGGGCGTTCGCGACAGCCTGCCGATCGTTGCCTCTGCCGGGCCGTTCGGGCTGCTGTTCGGCGCGCTGGCTGTCGACAACGGCATGACGGTCGGCGAGGCGGTGCTGATGAGCGCCTCGGTCTATGCCGGCGCCAGCCAGATGGTCGGGCTGGAACTGTTCGGCGCCCGGGTGGCGCCGTGGCTGATCATTTTGTCGGTGTTCGCGGTCAATTTCCGCCATGTGCTCTATTCGGCGGCGCTGGGGCGGAAAATGGGGCTCATCCCGGGCTGGCGCAAGGCATTCGCGCTCTTCTTTCTCACCGATCCGCATTATGCCGCCGCCGAAGCGCGGTCTGAAAAGCGGCAGCCGGTGAACATGGGCTGGTATATGGGCATGGCGCTGCCGGTCTATATCATGTGGGTGATCGAGGCCTGGATCGGGGCGCTGTTCGGCCGCTTGATCCCGCACCCGGAAGCTTTCGGCATAGATTTCCTGCTGCCGATCTATTTTCTCGGCCTGGTGCTTGGGTTCCGCAAACGGCCCAACTGGCTGCCGGTGGTGATCGCCTCCGGGCTTGCCTCGGTGCTGGCGTTCCATCTGGTCGGTTCGCCCTGGCACGTCAGCCTCGGCGCACTGGCGGGCGTCGCCGTTGCGGTGCTGTTGCCGCTGCCGCTGCCGCCGCTGGGTGACCCGGCTGGCGAGACGGAGCACCTGTTGTGA
- a CDS encoding AzlD domain-containing protein: protein MSLNFWIIIGAALVTYATRVGGYLVLSRFKRVPRRVDAALNAVPAAVLTTLVVPAAVFQGTAETLTLLVCLVIGLRLPMMGMFFIGWAVIVALRTVGL from the coding sequence ATGTCCTTGAATTTCTGGATCATCATTGGTGCGGCGCTGGTCACCTATGCGACGCGGGTTGGCGGCTATCTGGTGCTGTCGCGGTTCAAGCGGGTTCCGCGGCGCGTCGATGCGGCGCTCAATGCGGTGCCCGCCGCGGTGCTGACCACGCTGGTGGTGCCGGCGGCAGTGTTTCAGGGCACGGCCGAGACCCTGACCCTGCTGGTCTGTCTGGTGATCGGGCTGAGGCTGCCGATGATGGGCATGTTCTTCATCGGCTGGGCGGTGATTGTGGCGCTGAGGACTGTCGGGCTGTAG
- a CDS encoding GFA family protein, which translates to MTHAEGGCLCGRVRYAVNAQPSRLTICHCKFCQRATGSAYLVEPVFEDANFSVTKGEVKIYDHRSEGSGKLVHVHFCENCGTKLYLRFERFAGAVGIYGGTFDDPNWFDRPADTSKQIFLSVAQTGTVIPAGVNCFQEHATTADGIAIEPTVFAEPHVIKAR; encoded by the coding sequence ATGACACATGCCGAGGGTGGATGCCTGTGTGGCCGGGTACGTTACGCCGTCAATGCGCAACCGTCACGATTGACGATCTGCCATTGCAAATTCTGTCAGCGGGCAACCGGCAGCGCCTATCTTGTCGAACCCGTCTTCGAAGACGCGAATTTCTCCGTCACTAAAGGCGAGGTGAAAATCTACGATCATCGCTCGGAAGGCAGCGGCAAACTGGTTCACGTCCATTTTTGCGAAAACTGCGGCACCAAATTGTATTTGAGGTTTGAGCGGTTTGCCGGGGCCGTCGGCATTTACGGCGGAACATTCGACGATCCCAACTGGTTTGATCGCCCGGCGGACACCTCGAAACAGATTTTCCTGAGCGTGGCGCAAACCGGAACCGTCATTCCCGCAGGCGTCAACTGCTTTCAGGAGCACGCAACCACCGCCGACGGGATTGCCATCGAGCCGACCGTTTTCGCCGAACCACATGTGATAAAAGCCCGGTGA
- a CDS encoding alcohol dehydrogenase family protein produces the protein MNLPDIMSGVVLTGHGGPEMLEWRDDLPVPVASKGDVIIRVGAAGVNNTDINTRTAWYSKAGAKADDASWSGTPLTFPRVQGADVCGRIVAVGEGVDAARIGERVLIEPCLREADGQRLQTPWYFGSECDGGFAQYTRVASRHAHAIDSDLSDVELASFPCSYSTAENMLTRAGVREGDTVLVTGASGGVGSATIQLARARGAEVIAVTSAAKAQELVQLGATRTLDRNDDFVAEIGASSVDVVADLVAGPKFPALLDLLCPGGRYAVAGAIGGAIVELDVRTLYLKVLSFFGCTVLEAQVFGNLVGRIERKQIAPLVAETYPLRDIGAAQQAFGEKGYIGKIVLQVD, from the coding sequence ATGAATTTACCCGACATAATGAGCGGCGTCGTGCTCACAGGCCATGGCGGGCCCGAGATGCTCGAATGGCGCGATGATCTGCCGGTTCCGGTTGCGAGCAAGGGTGATGTGATCATCCGGGTGGGTGCCGCCGGCGTCAACAACACCGATATCAACACGCGTACGGCGTGGTATTCGAAGGCTGGCGCCAAGGCAGACGATGCCTCCTGGTCCGGCACGCCGCTGACGTTCCCGCGGGTTCAGGGCGCCGATGTCTGTGGCCGGATTGTCGCCGTTGGCGAGGGCGTTGATGCAGCTCGCATCGGTGAGCGGGTGCTGATCGAGCCCTGCTTACGCGAAGCCGACGGCCAGAGATTGCAGACACCTTGGTATTTCGGATCGGAATGCGACGGCGGTTTTGCCCAGTACACACGGGTTGCTTCGCGCCATGCTCACGCCATCGACAGTGATCTCAGCGATGTCGAACTGGCCTCGTTTCCCTGCTCCTATTCCACGGCCGAAAATATGCTGACCCGCGCCGGCGTGCGCGAGGGTGACACGGTTTTGGTGACAGGCGCATCAGGCGGCGTCGGTTCGGCGACCATACAACTGGCCCGTGCCCGCGGTGCCGAGGTGATTGCAGTCACAAGTGCCGCCAAGGCCCAGGAACTGGTGCAGCTTGGCGCCACCAGGACACTCGACCGCAATGATGATTTCGTTGCCGAGATTGGCGCAAGCAGCGTCGATGTCGTGGCTGATCTGGTCGCAGGTCCGAAATTTCCCGCCTTGCTCGATCTGCTGTGCCCCGGCGGGCGTTATGCGGTTGCCGGCGCCATCGGCGGCGCAATCGTCGAACTCGACGTGCGCACCCTGTATCTCAAGGTTCTCAGTTTCTTTGGCTGCACGGTGCTCGAGGCGCAAGTGTTCGGCAATCTGGTCGGCCGCATCGAGCGCAAGCAGATCGCGCCACTGGTGGCCGAAACCTACCCGCTGCGCGACATCGGAGCCGCCCAGCAGGCATTTGGCGAGAAGGGCTATATCGGCAAGATCGTGCTGCAGGTGGACTAA
- a CDS encoding aminopeptidase P family protein, whose product MFQNFEVLSSPDQAAGRLTRLRERFAASGVDAVAVPRSDEYLGEYVPDCAERLTWLTGFTGSAGLVLVLADQAHLFVDGRYAAQVRAQTDGQVFTYEDLIATPLAAFIEASDHSGLKLGIDPWTWPSSEVTRLEAALKVLGGSLVFLDHNPVDEIWEDRPQPPLGTVTLQPIEYAGKLAREKLAMIADNARDAGADAVILADPSSVAWSFNIRGQDLPSTPHPLSRAIIPATGRPLLFIDKRKTGIEAEAYLTQLADLEPPSDFDDALKELGRNGGTVLVDPSVAPHAVSMLIGQSGGTVLSAADPARIPRAVKNSAEIAGSASVHRQDGAAMVRFLAWLDDQQPGSVDEIAAASRLEEFRRTTGQAMQMPLKALSFDTISGAGPNAAIMHYRVNTKTNRRVNAGEMLLVDSGGQYVAGTTDITRTIAVGDVPQEQKRFFTLVLKGMISISCLRFPEATRGLDIDAFARISLWKAGVDFAHGTGHGVGSYLSVHEGPQTISRRGMQQLLPGMILSNEPGYYRDGAFGIRIENLVTVHEPRDIDGGDKPMLGFETLTLCPIDKRLILTDLLDTAEIEWLNAYHARVRGELAPLLAGDPALAWLEAATGAL is encoded by the coding sequence ATGTTTCAGAACTTCGAAGTGCTTTCGTCCCCTGACCAGGCGGCCGGCAGGCTGACCCGGCTTCGCGAGCGTTTTGCCGCATCCGGCGTCGACGCCGTCGCGGTTCCGCGTTCGGACGAGTATCTGGGAGAATATGTGCCTGACTGCGCCGAGCGACTGACATGGCTGACCGGCTTCACCGGCTCGGCCGGACTGGTGCTGGTGCTCGCTGACCAGGCCCATCTGTTTGTTGACGGACGCTATGCGGCGCAAGTCCGGGCGCAGACCGATGGTCAGGTCTTCACATACGAAGATCTGATCGCCACACCGTTGGCGGCATTTATCGAGGCTTCGGACCACAGCGGGCTGAAGCTCGGAATTGATCCATGGACATGGCCGTCGAGCGAAGTGACACGCCTGGAAGCCGCGCTCAAAGTACTCGGCGGCAGTCTGGTGTTTCTCGACCACAATCCGGTCGACGAAATCTGGGAGGACCGGCCGCAACCGCCGCTCGGCACGGTGACGCTGCAGCCGATCGAGTATGCAGGTAAACTTGCGCGCGAAAAACTGGCGATGATTGCCGACAACGCCCGCGACGCCGGCGCCGATGCCGTGATTCTGGCCGATCCCTCTTCGGTCGCATGGAGCTTCAACATCCGTGGCCAGGACCTGCCCTCGACGCCGCATCCGCTGTCGCGTGCCATCATACCCGCGACCGGCAGGCCGCTGCTGTTCATCGACAAGCGCAAGACCGGCATTGAGGCCGAGGCCTATCTCACGCAACTGGCCGATCTCGAACCGCCATCAGACTTCGATGACGCACTCAAGGAACTTGGCCGGAACGGTGGCACTGTTCTGGTCGATCCATCGGTGGCCCCGCATGCGGTCTCCATGCTGATCGGACAATCTGGCGGGACGGTGCTCAGCGCTGCCGATCCGGCGCGGATCCCGCGGGCGGTCAAGAACAGCGCCGAGATTGCAGGCAGCGCCAGCGTGCACCGCCAGGATGGCGCTGCGATGGTGCGGTTCCTCGCCTGGCTTGACGACCAGCAGCCCGGCTCAGTTGATGAAATTGCTGCTGCCAGCCGGCTCGAGGAGTTCCGTCGTACCACCGGGCAAGCCATGCAGATGCCGCTCAAGGCGCTGTCGTTTGACACCATCTCGGGCGCCGGCCCCAATGCGGCGATCATGCATTACCGCGTCAATACAAAGACCAACCGGCGCGTAAACGCCGGAGAAATGCTGCTGGTCGATTCCGGCGGCCAATATGTCGCCGGCACCACCGACATCACCCGCACCATTGCCGTAGGTGACGTGCCGCAGGAGCAAAAGCGGTTCTTCACACTGGTTCTCAAAGGCATGATCTCGATCAGCTGCTTGCGCTTCCCTGAAGCCACGCGCGGCCTCGATATCGACGCTTTCGCCCGCATCTCGCTGTGGAAAGCCGGCGTCGATTTCGCCCATGGCACCGGCCATGGTGTCGGCAGCTACCTTTCGGTGCATGAAGGCCCGCAAACGATCTCGCGTCGCGGCATGCAACAACTGCTGCCCGGCATGATCCTGTCGAATGAGCCCGGCTACTACCGTGACGGGGCTTTCGGCATCCGCATCGAAAACCTGGTCACCGTACACGAACCGCGCGACATCGACGGCGGCGACAAGCCGATGCTCGGCTTCGAGACGCTGACGCTGTGCCCGATCGACAAACGGCTGATCCTGACCGATCTGCTCGACACCGCCGAGATCGAATGGCTCAACGCCTATCATGCGCGGGTGCGCGGTGAACTCGCGCCGCTGCTGGCCGGCGACCCGGCGCTTGCCTGGCTGGAGGCTGCGACCGGGGCGCTGTGA
- a CDS encoding 50S ribosomal protein L11 methyltransferase produces MSEHRYYIVTDEAGANRALDLLNDFFEDEGLPIATMEVDEAKGLWEASIYANGEPEAELKDRIAAILAGPFPDAMIETEVFGDDTDWIAKSLEGLKPVRAGRFLVHGAHDRAAVRPHDLAIELEAGQAFGTGHHGTTAGCLEMIEKVMRAHPRGPRGVDPVLDLGTGSGVLAIAAAKLGPIWCLATDIDPIATRVAAANVRHNHCTSQINCVTATGFHSTAFSRSGPFGLIIANILARPLMRMAPDIKRNLAPGGSVILSGILASQRWQVLAAFNTQGMRHVETLWRNGWVTIHLK; encoded by the coding sequence GTGAGCGAACACCGATACTACATCGTCACCGACGAAGCCGGTGCCAACCGGGCACTTGATCTGCTCAACGACTTTTTCGAAGACGAGGGTCTGCCCATCGCCACGATGGAGGTCGACGAGGCCAAAGGGCTGTGGGAGGCGTCAATTTACGCCAATGGCGAGCCCGAGGCAGAGCTGAAGGACCGCATCGCCGCCATCCTGGCTGGCCCGTTTCCAGATGCCATGATCGAAACCGAAGTCTTTGGCGACGATACCGACTGGATCGCCAAGTCACTCGAAGGCCTCAAGCCGGTGCGCGCCGGACGGTTTCTGGTCCACGGCGCCCATGACCGCGCTGCGGTACGGCCGCATGATCTGGCGATCGAACTGGAAGCCGGACAGGCGTTCGGCACCGGTCATCACGGAACCACCGCCGGCTGCCTGGAAATGATCGAAAAGGTGATGCGCGCCCACCCGCGCGGACCACGCGGCGTGGATCCGGTTCTCGATCTGGGCACCGGCTCCGGTGTGCTGGCCATCGCCGCGGCCAAGCTCGGACCGATCTGGTGCCTGGCTACCGACATTGATCCGATCGCCACCCGCGTGGCCGCCGCCAATGTCAGGCACAACCACTGCACAAGCCAGATCAATTGCGTCACCGCGACCGGGTTTCATTCCACCGCGTTTTCGCGCTCCGGCCCATTCGGGCTGATCATCGCCAACATTCTGGCCCGGCCGCTGATGCGCATGGCGCCGGATATCAAGCGCAACCTCGCCCCGGGCGGCTCGGTGATCCTGTCAGGCATTCTGGCCAGCCAGCGCTGGCAGGTTCTGGCCGCGTTCAACACCCAGGGCATGCGCCACGTCGAAACCCTGTGGCGCAATGGCTGGGTGACGATTCATCTGAAGTGA
- a CDS encoding sodium:proton antiporter: protein MDDIVLKLAVIGAAGIAAQWFAWRLQLPAIVLLLAAGFIAGPATGFLNPAADFGAIYRPMVSIAVAIILFEGGLTLNFKEIRETSTAVRRIIMYAGPLTWVMAAFAAHHIGGLSWPTAIVLGAILVVTGPTVIMPLLRQAQLDARPASLLRWEAIVNDPIGALFAVVAFEVILVYIGIHEADNLIVLLLAGFAVAIVGGWLAAKLIVWSFVRGHVPEYLKAPVLLASVVAVYAATNTLLEESGLLTVTVMGMVLANSRIASLTDMRRFKETITTLLVSGVFIILTASLSIDDIRSLDWRAALFVASLLLVIRPVAIMLATIRSGATMQERLLSAWIAPRGVVAVAVSGLFGTLLADVGVEDAGRMVAFTFAVVVTTIVLHGFTLAPLASFLKLKKASKPGILIVGGSRWSTALALKLKEAEIPVMLADQNWNHLAEARLASIPVYFGEVLSESAHHSIDPKSFSNLIATGDNDAYNALVCTDFGPELGRSHVFQIGRIDEKARKALNFTLGGRSLTKESVSFLDLREKLLNGWTFQLTRLTDEFGWDAYEASRPEGALILLWIKPSGTIVFAATSSNTPGQNDRILSFGLPKDDARAEAASKTARKAEEISASQATNDEGSKAS from the coding sequence ATGGATGACATCGTTCTCAAACTGGCCGTCATCGGCGCCGCGGGCATTGCCGCGCAATGGTTTGCCTGGCGGCTGCAATTGCCGGCCATCGTGCTGCTGCTCGCCGCTGGCTTCATCGCCGGACCGGCAACCGGGTTCCTCAATCCGGCGGCTGACTTTGGCGCGATCTACAGGCCGATGGTATCGATCGCCGTGGCGATCATCCTGTTTGAAGGCGGGCTGACGCTCAATTTCAAGGAAATCCGCGAGACCTCGACTGCGGTTCGCCGCATCATCATGTATGCCGGCCCGCTGACCTGGGTCATGGCGGCCTTCGCCGCCCATCACATCGGCGGGTTGAGCTGGCCGACGGCGATTGTGCTGGGCGCCATCCTGGTGGTCACCGGACCGACGGTGATCATGCCCTTGTTGCGCCAGGCCCAGCTCGATGCCCGCCCCGCCTCGCTGCTGCGCTGGGAAGCCATTGTCAACGACCCGATCGGCGCGCTCTTCGCCGTTGTCGCCTTCGAGGTCATCCTCGTCTATATCGGCATACATGAAGCCGACAACCTGATCGTGCTGCTGCTGGCCGGTTTCGCCGTGGCTATTGTTGGCGGCTGGCTAGCCGCAAAACTGATTGTCTGGTCGTTCGTACGTGGCCATGTGCCCGAATACCTCAAGGCCCCGGTGCTTCTTGCCTCGGTGGTGGCGGTCTATGCCGCGACCAACACGCTGCTTGAGGAATCCGGCCTGCTCACTGTCACGGTGATGGGGATGGTGCTTGCCAACAGCCGAATTGCCTCGCTCACCGACATGCGCCGCTTCAAGGAAACCATCACCACGCTTCTGGTCTCGGGCGTCTTCATCATTCTCACGGCGTCGCTGAGCATCGATGATATCCGTTCGCTCGACTGGCGCGCAGCACTGTTTGTTGCCTCACTGCTGCTGGTCATCCGCCCCGTCGCCATCATGCTCGCCACCATCCGCTCGGGCGCAACCATGCAGGAGCGCCTGCTGAGCGCCTGGATCGCACCCCGCGGCGTTGTCGCCGTCGCCGTCTCCGGCCTGTTCGGAACGCTGCTGGCTGATGTTGGCGTCGAGGATGCCGGCCGCATGGTGGCCTTCACCTTCGCTGTCGTCGTCACCACCATCGTGCTGCACGGCTTCACCCTGGCGCCGCTGGCGAGCTTCCTGAAGCTCAAGAAGGCATCCAAGCCCGGCATACTCATTGTTGGTGGATCGCGCTGGTCAACGGCACTCGCCCTCAAGCTCAAGGAAGCTGAGATACCGGTGATGCTGGCCGACCAGAACTGGAACCATCTGGCCGAGGCGCGGCTCGCCAGCATTCCGGTCTATTTCGGCGAGGTGCTGTCGGAATCAGCCCACCACAGCATTGATCCGAAGAGCTTTTCGAACCTGATCGCGACCGGCGACAACGACGCCTATAATGCGTTGGTGTGCACCGATTTCGGACCGGAACTGGGCCGCAGCCATGTCTTCCAGATCGGCCGTATCGACGAGAAGGCCCGCAAGGCGTTGAACTTCACGCTCGGCGGACGGTCGCTGACCAAGGAATCCGTCAGCTTTCTGGATCTGCGGGAAAAGCTGCTCAACGGCTGGACCTTCCAGCTCACCCGCCTGACCGATGAATTCGGCTGGGATGCCTATGAGGCGTCGCGCCCCGAGGGCGCACTGATCCTGTTATGGATCAAGCCGTCGGGGACGATCGTGTTTGCCGCGACCTCATCCAACACGCCCGGACAGAACGACCGGATCCTGAGCTTTGGCTTGCCCAAGGACGATGCGCGCGCCGAAGCCGCCAGCAAGACTGCCCGCAAGGCGGAAGAAATATCCGCCAGTCAGGCGACAAACGACGAAGGAAGCAAGGCATCGTGA
- a CDS encoding SCO family protein, with protein MKALRIALWALIAVFAVVLGWFTYEWQVTENEIAAKPYGVPFELVDQSGAPITEAAFRGRPTALFFGFTHCPEVCPTTLYELDGWLKQVDPDGDKIGAYFVTVDPERDTPELLGNYVSGVTDRVIGISGSPEKIDEVVRGFNIYAKKVPVDVKDPEGDYTMDHTASVFLLDAQGRFKSTIAWGENPETAVAKLENLL; from the coding sequence ATGAAAGCCCTTCGCATTGCCCTTTGGGCGCTGATCGCCGTGTTTGCCGTGGTTCTGGGCTGGTTTACCTATGAATGGCAGGTGACCGAGAACGAGATCGCCGCTAAACCCTATGGCGTACCGTTCGAGCTTGTCGACCAGTCCGGCGCGCCGATCACCGAGGCTGCCTTTCGCGGCCGGCCGACAGCGCTGTTTTTCGGCTTCACCCATTGCCCGGAAGTTTGCCCGACCACACTTTACGAGCTTGATGGCTGGCTCAAGCAGGTCGATCCCGATGGCGACAAGATCGGCGCCTATTTTGTCACCGTGGACCCCGAGCGCGATACGCCGGAACTGCTCGGCAATTATGTGTCGGGTGTCACTGACCGGGTGATCGGCATCTCCGGATCGCCCGAGAAGATCGACGAGGTTGTCCGGGGCTTCAATATCTACGCCAAGAAGGTGCCGGTTGACGTCAAGGACCCCGAAGGCGACTACACCATGGACCACACCGCTTCGGTGTTCCTGCTCGACGCGCAAGGCCGCTTCAAGAGCACCATTGCCTGGGGCGAAAACCCGGAAACGGCTGTAGCCAAGCTTGAAAACCTGCTCTGA
- a CDS encoding CreA family protein, translated as MATSIRSALSAGLVAATLASPLIATSANAEQVGEVGVDWLGNDILIDAVTDPEVDGVTCHVAYFDRGVIDRLQKGNWFEDPSNASIACRQTGPITIKDIDLDEDGDVVFKESRSLIWKSLVVRRIYDKANDTLIYLVNSQQVQDGSAKMNISTVPLYGQEVTWENGKP; from the coding sequence ATTGCCACATCCATCCGCTCGGCGCTTTCCGCCGGTCTTGTTGCCGCAACTCTGGCAAGCCCATTGATTGCCACGTCAGCCAATGCCGAACAGGTCGGCGAGGTCGGCGTCGACTGGCTCGGCAACGATATCCTGATCGATGCGGTCACCGACCCGGAAGTTGACGGCGTCACCTGCCATGTGGCCTATTTCGACCGTGGCGTCATTGACCGGCTGCAGAAGGGTAACTGGTTCGAGGATCCTTCCAACGCCTCCATCGCCTGCCGCCAGACCGGCCCTATCACCATCAAGGACATCGATCTCGATGAAGATGGCGACGTGGTGTTCAAGGAATCGCGCTCGCTGATCTGGAAATCGCTGGTGGTGCGCCGGATCTACGACAAGGCCAACGATACGTTGATCTATCTGGTCAACTCGCAGCAGGTGCAGGACGGCTCCGCCAAGATGAACATCTCTACCGTACCGCTCTACGGCCAGGAGGTGACCTGGGAAAACGGCAAGCCGTAA